The Salvelinus namaycush isolate Seneca unplaced genomic scaffold, SaNama_1.0 Scaffold2921, whole genome shotgun sequence genome includes a region encoding these proteins:
- the LOC120039700 gene encoding uncharacterized protein LOC120039700 isoform X3, which yields MIEPGVVSFNDGSWKTMERNVRGTLKLNCKDANDQIKAYVVTGAVPNNNKTKLNNRVNIPYLMWTAYCCENKKYKKNKKWMAGAYWGLNKEGTGALDQQTLGALEIMLNRYYKGKDGPVKVFPEDCPRGPKPTTSP from the exons ATGATCGAGCCTGGG GTGGTGTCCTTCAACGATGGCAGCTGGAAGACAATGGAGAGAAATgtcagaggaactctgaagcttaACTGTAAGGATGCTAACGACCAGATAAAAGCCTATGTGGTGACTGGAGCAGttcccaacaacaacaaaaccaaACTGAACAACCGAGTGAACATCCCGTATCTCATGTGGACAGCCTACTGCTGTGAAAACAAGAagtacaagaagaacaagaagtgGATGGCCGGAGCATACTGGGGGTTGAACAAGGAGGGGACGGGGGCATTGGATCAACAAACCTTGGGAGCACTCGAAATCATGTTGAACAGATATTACAAAGGTAAAGATGGTCCTGTCAAGGTGTTCCCAGAAGATTGTCCAAGAGGTCCTAAACCTACCACTTCCCCCTAA
- the LOC120039700 gene encoding uncharacterized protein LOC120039700 isoform X1, producing MIEPGLEGVNCTEMQIQEGGSYKHQAEQKDYKNSKYKGVNRGHLFPSSHAHDLDTQTSTFTLTNIVPQVVSFNDGSWKTMERNVRGTLKLNCKDANDQIKAYVVTGAVPNNNKTKLNNRVNIPYLMWTAYCCENKKYKKNKKWMAGAYWGLNKEGTGALDQQTLGALEIMLNRYYKGKDGPVKVFPEDCPRGPKPTTSP from the exons ATGATCGAGCCTGGG CTCGAAGGGGTAAACTGCACTGAAATGCAGATACAAGAGGGAGGCAGTTACAAACACCAGGCTGAGCAAAAGGACTATAAAAACTCAAAATATAAAGGGGTGAACAGAGGTCACCTCTTCCCAAGTTCACATGCTCATGACCTTGATACTCAGACGTCCACCTTTACCCTGACCAACATCGTTCCCCAGGTGGTGTCCTTCAACGATGGCAGCTGGAAGACAATGGAGAGAAATgtcagaggaactctgaagcttaACTGTAAGGATGCTAACGACCAGATAAAAGCCTATGTGGTGACTGGAGCAGttcccaacaacaacaaaaccaaACTGAACAACCGAGTGAACATCCCGTATCTCATGTGGACAGCCTACTGCTGTGAAAACAAGAagtacaagaagaacaagaagtgGATGGCCGGAGCATACTGGGGGTTGAACAAGGAGGGGACGGGGGCATTGGATCAACAAACCTTGGGAGCACTCGAAATCATGTTGAACAGATATTACAAAGGTAAAGATGGTCCTGTCAAGGTGTTCCCAGAAGATTGTCCAAGAGGTCCTAAACCTACCACTTCCCCCTAA